One window of the Salvia splendens isolate huo1 chromosome 1, SspV2, whole genome shotgun sequence genome contains the following:
- the LOC121803115 gene encoding probable membrane-associated kinase regulator 6, translating into MENSKPLATESFSYSWLVDRKQHSLDVLTEITIPQKPCEKDQNFNFDVSFTAFQASLVHADEIFADGKLMPGYALEKTPDHVPPSPLSSCKFDHGVKKQSCLVEKWRRSSKRILHKCFGFIRPLYKSSRNNSRVDDLERKVCEVERWTNSLQASPRPSYAPALMKARSWAASPQASPRLIPSRASSAWSGDESSIHEAILYCKRSIGS; encoded by the coding sequence ATGGAAAACTCCAAGCCATTAGCCACAGAGAGTTTTTCATACAGTTGGTTAGTAGACAGAAAACAACACTCTCTCGATGTCCTAACTGAGATCACCATACCCCAAAAACCATGTGAAAAAGATCAAAACTTCAACTTTGATGTTTCTTTCACAGCATTCCAAGCTTCACTTGTTCATGCTGATGAAATATTTGCAGATGGGAAGCTCATGCCGGGCTATGCCTTGGAAAAAACTCCGGATCATGTCCCTCCGTCGCCTCTTTCCTCGTGTAAGTTTGATCATGGAGTCAAGAAGCAGTCTTGCTTGGTTGAGAAATGGAGGAGATCATCAAAGAGGATCTTGCACAAGTGTTTTGGATTCATTAGGCCATTGTACAAAAGCTCGAGGAACAACAGTAGAGTCGATGATCTCGAGAGAAAGGTTTGTGAGGTTGAGAGGTGGACTAACTCTCTGCAGGCATCTCCAAGGCCTAGCTATGCCCCTGCTCTCATGAAGGCAAGGAGTTGGGCCGCTTCCCCACAAGCTTCGCCTAGATTGATCCCGTCTCGTGCTAGTAGTGCTTGGAGCGGTGATGAAAGCTCCATCCACGAAGCAATTCTCTACTGTAAAAGATCAATAGGTAGTTGA
- the LOC121803852 gene encoding acidic endochitinase-like, translated as MDFKKTVSLLVVLVVLVVGSEAGGISIYWGQNGNEGTLVATCAKGNFEYVIIAFLSSFGNNQKPMLNLAGHCDPYTPGSCTVLTSNITSCQRMGVKVLLSIGGGAGGYTLTSSQEAIQLASYLWDNFLGGSSPSRPLGPAVLDGVDFDIEGGTSRHWDELARALYSHGKGSKKKVYLTAAPQCPYPDAWVGGALRTGLFDCVWVQFYNNPPCQYSGGGVADLEGSWKVWTSSIHATKIFLGLPAAPAAAGSGFIPVADLKAKVLPAIKGSTKYGGVMLWSKYYDDQTGYSSAIKSYV; from the coding sequence ATGGATTTCAAGAAAACCGTTTCACTATTAGTGGTGCTGGTGGTGCTAGTGGTGGGATCCGAAGCTGGAGGAATTTCAATATACTGGGGGCAGAACGGAAACGAAGGCACACTAGTTGCCACATGCGCCAAAGGCAACTTCGAATACGTGATCATAGCCTTCCTCTCCTCCTTTGGCAACAACCAGAAGCCGATGCTCAACCTAGCTGGCCACTGCGACCCTTACACCCCAGGCAGCTGCACCGTGCTCACCTCCAACATCACCTCGTGCCAGAGGATGGGCGTCAAAGTGCTCCTCTCCATAGGAGGCGGCGCAGGTGGCTACACCCTCACCTCATCCCAGGAGGCGATCCAGCTCGCCTCCTACCTATGGGACAACTTCCTGGGCGGGAGCTCACCCTCCCGCCCACTAGGTCCCGCCGTCCTGGATGGGGTGGACTTTGACATTGAGGGCGGGACGAGCCGGCACTGGGATGAGCTGGCACGGGCACTTTACAGCCATGGAAAGGGGAGCAAGAAGAAGGTCTACTTGACCGCTGCTCCTCAATGCCCGTATCCGGATGCTTGGGTCGGGGGAGCCTTGCGGACGGGTTTATTCGACTGCGTGTGGGTGCAGTTCTACAACAATCCACCCTGCCAGTACAGTGGTGGAGGGGTTGCGGATCTTGAGGGATCATGGAAGGTTTGGACTTCGTCTATCCATGCAACGAAGATATTCTTGGGGCTGCCGGCTGCACCGGCTGCGGCTGGGAGTGGCTTCATTCCGGTGGCGGATCTGAAAGCGAAGGTGCTCCCTGCAATCAAGGGCTCTACCAAGTATGGAGGGGTTATGCTGTGGTCTAAATACTATGATGATCAAACTGGCTACAGCTCTGCCATTAAAAGCTATGTTTAG
- the LOC121800198 gene encoding uncharacterized protein LOC121800198, giving the protein MTLLIHSPGISLFTGSGQPGRITPAIRRRNLNFSVCSGVKDLEKKEASELRRGGNGYEDCLLWLYGQVKQDETVSFSVSETKDEEGRKQDYYVNAGYAIRTIREEFPELFYRELSFDIYRDDIVFKDPLNTFSGIENYKSIFWALRLNGRIFFKALWVDIVSVWQPVENLIMVRWTVHGIPRVPWESHSRFDGTSEYKLDKDGKIYKHKVHNIALNGPQKFQVIGVEQLIQSIGCPSTPKPTYFKLLSPSETNIVPHVKLSAVKCYLASLLTRLKSEVKS; this is encoded by the exons ATGACGCTCCTCATTCACTCGCCGGGAATTTCATTGTTCACCGGAAGTGGACAGCCTGGCAGAATCACTCCGGCTATCAGAAGAAGAAACCTCAATTTTTCGGTCTGTTCTGGCGTTAAGGATTTAGAGAAGAAAGAGGCTTCGGAATTAAGGAGGGGCGGCAATGGATACGAGGATTGTTTGCTGTGGCTGTACGGGCAGGTGAAGCAGGACGAGACGGTGTCGTTCTCGGTGAGCGAGACCAAGGATGAGGAAGGGAGGAAGCAGGACTATTATGTGAATGCGGGTTACGCGATTCGAACTATCCGAGAAGAGTTTCCGGAGCTTTTCTACCGAGAGCTAAgctttgatatatacag GGATGACATTGTCTTCAAGGATCCCCTCAACACCTTTTCTGGCATTGAGAATTACAAGTCGATCTTCTGGGCTCTAAGACTTAACGGAAGGATTTTCTTCAAGGCCCTGTGGGTCGACATTGTAAGCGTATGGCAGCCTGTGGAGAACCTGATAATGGTCCGTTGGACTGTCCATGGCATCCCACGAGTACCGTGGGAGAGCCATAGCAGATTTGATGGTACCTCAGAGTACAAGCTTGATAAGGACGGGAAGATTTATAAGCACAAAGTTCACAACATTGCCTTGAATGGACCTCAGAAGTTTCAAGTAATTGGTGTGGAGCAGTTGATTCAATCAATAGGTTGCCCCTCCACCCCAAAGCCTACTTATTTTAAACTCCTATCTCCTTCAGAGACAAATATTGTGCCCCATGTGAAATTGTCTGCTGTTAAATGCTACTTAGCTTCTCTTCTAACCAGACTTAAATCTGAGGTCAAGTCATGA